One Rhodobacter sp. CZR27 DNA segment encodes these proteins:
- the fabB gene encoding beta-ketoacyl-ACP synthase I: MRRVVITGIGIVSPIGNNASEVEASLRAGRSGIVFSPEYAEHGFRSQIHGMPQIVLEDHIDKRDLRFMGAGAAYNFIAMEQAIRDSGLEEADVSNPRTGLVMGSGGPSTSNFFQAHKIVIEKGSPKRMGPFMVTRCMSSTNSACLATPFKIKGVNYSITSACSTSAHCIGNGTELIQMGKQDVVFAGGGEELDWTLSCLFDAMGAMSSKYNDAPTTASRAFDATRDGFVIAGGGGVVVLEELEHALARGAKIYAEVTGYGATSDGADMVAPSGEGGERSMRLALSTLPEGRRIDYINAHGTSTPAGDVTEVKAIRRIFGEGKVPPISSTKSLTGHSLGATGVHEAIYSLLMMNGNFITASANVTQLDPEIRPDEIATTLREGVEIDSILSNSFGFGGTNATLVMSKYKN, translated from the coding sequence ATGCGCCGCGTCGTCATCACCGGGATCGGCATCGTCTCGCCGATCGGGAACAATGCATCCGAGGTCGAGGCCAGCCTGCGCGCGGGCCGCTCGGGCATCGTCTTCTCTCCCGAATACGCCGAGCACGGCTTCCGCAGCCAGATCCACGGCATGCCGCAGATCGTGCTGGAAGACCACATCGACAAGCGCGACCTGCGCTTCATGGGCGCCGGGGCCGCCTACAACTTCATCGCGATGGAGCAGGCGATCAGGGACTCGGGGCTGGAGGAGGCGGATGTCTCGAACCCGCGGACCGGCCTCGTGATGGGCTCGGGCGGGCCGTCGACCTCGAACTTCTTCCAGGCGCACAAGATCGTCATCGAGAAGGGCTCGCCCAAGCGGATGGGGCCGTTCATGGTCACACGCTGCATGTCCTCGACCAACTCGGCCTGCCTTGCGACGCCCTTCAAGATCAAGGGCGTGAACTACTCGATCACCTCGGCCTGCTCGACCTCGGCGCATTGCATCGGCAACGGCACCGAGCTGATCCAGATGGGCAAGCAGGACGTGGTTTTCGCCGGCGGCGGCGAGGAACTGGACTGGACGCTGTCCTGCCTCTTCGACGCGATGGGGGCGATGTCCTCGAAGTACAACGACGCGCCGACGACTGCATCGCGCGCCTTCGATGCGACGCGCGACGGCTTCGTGATCGCGGGCGGTGGCGGCGTGGTGGTGCTCGAGGAACTGGAGCATGCGCTGGCGCGCGGCGCGAAGATCTATGCCGAGGTGACGGGCTACGGCGCGACCTCGGACGGGGCCGACATGGTGGCGCCCTCGGGCGAAGGCGGCGAGCGGTCGATGCGGCTGGCGCTCTCGACCCTGCCCGAAGGCCGGCGGATCGATTACATCAACGCGCATGGCACCTCGACGCCGGCGGGTGACGTCACCGAGGTCAAGGCGATCCGCCGGATCTTCGGCGAAGGCAAGGTGCCGCCGATCTCTTCCACCAAGTCGCTCACCGGCCACTCGCTCGGCGCGACCGGCGTGCACGAGGCGATCTATTCGCTCTTGATGATGAACGGCAACTTCATCACCGCCTCGGCCAACGTCACCCAGCTCGATCCCGAGATCCGGCCCGACGAGATCGCGACGACTCTGCGCGAGGGCGTCGAGATCGACTCGATCCTGTCGAACAGCTTCGGGTTTGGCGGCACGAACGCCACCCTCGTCATGAGCAAATACAAGAACTGA
- a CDS encoding heavy metal translocating P-type ATPase — MADDGATDCCEWTVTGMDCGSCAGKVRDAVARLPGVSDLTVTLMSEKLKLRLDETQTTRGEIETVVRSLGFGIATRGAPRPAGRRTFVLPDMPMPAGDAVEAGSPLELPDEPSDPAEDAAPWHATGKGRLVLLTGTLLAVAWGLDRLTSGSAGSWAFALACVIGLVPIARRAVAALRFGKPFTIESLMTLAAGGALVIGAAEEAALVIFLFAVGEVLERVAAGRARSGIRALGQLVPKTALVEEKGALREVRAAALRIGQRVLVRPGDRIPADGEVIEGAGGVDESPVTGESVPQLRGPGDAVFAGAINTEAALRIRVTRAAEDNTIARIIRLVEEAEEARAPTERFIDRFSRWYMPAIVAVSALVMVLPPLVFGQPWETWTYRGLALLLIGCPCALVISVPAAIAAALSSGARRGLLMKGGAVIEAAASVRAVAFDKTGTLTQGRPEVNEVVPLAAADEAEVLALAAAVETGSSHPVAQAILRRAGGLARPEARAARVQPGRGAEAEVGGRLLTVANPRHAAERGALAEEDLRRIARLEDEGRTVVVLFAERQALGLIALRDEPRPDAAEAMRQLRALGLESTILTGDNARTAAAIARDLGAGFTAGMLPEDKLAAIRTMTAAGGVMMVGDGINDAPALKQATVGIAMGSGTDVALETADGAILRDRVTDVPATIRLARATMGNIRQNVAIALGLKGAFLVTTVVGLTGLWPAILADTGATVLVTLNALRLLAFDPERTA; from the coding sequence ATGGCGGACGACGGGGCAACGGACTGCTGCGAATGGACGGTCACCGGGATGGACTGCGGGTCCTGCGCGGGGAAGGTGCGGGATGCGGTCGCCCGGCTCCCCGGGGTCAGCGACCTGACCGTCACGCTGATGAGCGAGAAGCTGAAGCTTCGCCTTGACGAGACGCAGACCACCCGGGGTGAGATCGAGACGGTCGTCCGCAGTCTCGGGTTCGGCATCGCGACCCGCGGCGCGCCGCGACCTGCAGGCCGACGGACCTTCGTGCTTCCGGACATGCCGATGCCGGCAGGGGACGCGGTCGAGGCTGGCTCCCCGTTGGAGTTGCCCGATGAACCATCCGATCCGGCCGAAGACGCCGCCCCCTGGCACGCGACCGGGAAGGGCCGGCTCGTCCTGCTCACGGGGACGCTGCTGGCTGTCGCCTGGGGCCTCGACCGCCTCACCTCCGGCAGTGCCGGGTCCTGGGCCTTCGCCCTTGCCTGCGTGATCGGCCTCGTGCCCATCGCCCGGCGCGCGGTCGCGGCGTTGCGCTTCGGCAAGCCCTTCACCATCGAAAGCCTGATGACCCTCGCCGCGGGAGGCGCCCTGGTGATCGGCGCGGCGGAAGAGGCGGCGCTGGTCATCTTCCTCTTCGCCGTGGGCGAGGTGCTGGAGCGCGTCGCGGCCGGCCGTGCCCGCAGCGGCATCCGCGCGCTCGGGCAGCTGGTGCCGAAGACGGCGCTGGTCGAGGAGAAGGGCGCGCTGCGCGAGGTCCGCGCCGCGGCGCTTCGCATCGGCCAGCGGGTGCTGGTCCGGCCGGGCGACCGCATTCCCGCGGACGGCGAGGTCATCGAGGGCGCAGGCGGCGTCGACGAAAGCCCGGTGACGGGGGAAAGCGTGCCCCAACTGCGCGGACCAGGCGATGCGGTCTTCGCGGGCGCCATCAACACCGAGGCCGCGCTGCGCATCCGCGTCACTCGCGCGGCCGAGGACAACACCATCGCGCGCATCATCCGCCTCGTCGAGGAGGCGGAAGAGGCGCGGGCCCCGACCGAACGGTTCATCGACCGCTTCAGCCGCTGGTACATGCCCGCCATCGTGGCCGTCTCGGCGCTGGTGATGGTGCTGCCGCCGCTCGTGTTCGGCCAGCCGTGGGAGACGTGGACCTACCGGGGTCTCGCGCTCCTCTTGATCGGCTGCCCTTGCGCGCTGGTGATCTCGGTTCCCGCCGCCATCGCCGCGGCGCTGTCCTCGGGGGCGCGACGGGGCCTGCTGATGAAGGGCGGCGCGGTCATCGAGGCGGCGGCGAGTGTGCGGGCCGTCGCCTTCGACAAGACCGGGACGCTGACGCAGGGCCGGCCCGAGGTCAACGAGGTGGTCCCGCTCGCCGCTGCGGACGAGGCCGAGGTCCTGGCCCTCGCCGCCGCGGTCGAGACGGGGTCCAGCCATCCGGTGGCGCAGGCGATCCTGCGGCGGGCCGGGGGACTTGCGCGCCCCGAGGCGCGGGCGGCCCGGGTGCAGCCGGGCCGGGGGGCCGAGGCCGAGGTGGGCGGGCGCCTGCTGACCGTGGCGAACCCGCGCCATGCGGCGGAACGCGGCGCGCTGGCGGAGGAGGACCTGCGCCGGATCGCGCGGCTCGAGGACGAGGGCCGCACGGTGGTCGTCCTCTTTGCCGAGCGGCAGGCGCTTGGCCTGATCGCGCTGCGCGACGAGCCGCGCCCCGATGCGGCCGAAGCGATGCGCCAGTTGCGCGCGCTCGGCCTCGAATCCACGATCCTGACCGGCGACAACGCCCGGACGGCGGCCGCCATCGCGCGGGATCTCGGCGCCGGTTTCACGGCCGGCATGCTGCCCGAGGACAAGCTGGCGGCCATCCGGACGATGACGGCCGCCGGAGGCGTGATGATGGTCGGCGACGGCATCAACGACGCGCCGGCGCTGAAGCAGGCGACGGTGGGCATCGCGATGGGATCGGGCACCGACGTGGCGCTCGAGACCGCGGACGGCGCCATCCTGCGTGACCGGGTGACCGACGTGCCGGCAACGATCCGCCTCGCGCGGGCGACCATGGGCAACATCCGCCAGAACGTGGCGATCGCGCTGGGGCTGAAGGGCGCGTTTCTGGTGACCACGGTGGTGGGCCTGACCGGTCTCTGGCCCGCGATTCTCGCCGATACCGGCGCGACCGTGCTCGTCACGCTGAATGCGCTGCGGTTGCTGGCCTTCGATCCCGAACGGACGGCGTGA
- a CDS encoding VOC family protein has protein sequence MPQSIFVNLPVADLARSRAFHEALGFSVDENFTDETAACVVISEAIHLMILTHERFEGFSVLPRADTTSTTGVLIALSRDSREGVDDMLRAALENGAKEPKPADDHGWMYMRTFMDPDGHVFESFWMDAEAALAARKLKS, from the coding sequence ATGCCCCAATCGATCTTCGTCAACCTGCCCGTCGCGGATCTTGCGCGGTCCCGGGCCTTCCACGAGGCGCTGGGATTTTCGGTCGACGAGAACTTCACGGACGAGACCGCGGCCTGCGTCGTGATCTCGGAAGCGATCCACCTGATGATCCTGACGCACGAGCGGTTCGAGGGCTTCTCGGTCCTGCCGCGGGCCGACACCACAAGCACCACCGGCGTCCTGATCGCCCTGTCGCGCGACAGCCGTGAAGGGGTGGACGACATGCTGCGCGCGGCGCTTGAAAACGGCGCTAAAGAGCCGAAACCGGCCGACGATCACGGCTGGATGTACATGCGGACCTTCATGGACCCGGACGGCCACGTGTTCGAATCCTTCTGGATGGATGCCGAGGCCGCTCTTGCAGCGCGTAAGCTTAAAAGTTAG
- the mgtA gene encoding magnesium-translocating P-type ATPase translates to MGKADAGTPYWSMAEAELAAGLGSGPDGLTSPRARELLAGIGPNSVEEESRLGALRLFLRQFESPLVLILVVAAVISLALAQWVDAAIILAIVLGSSLLGFLQEHRASAAVAALKRRLALTCRVLRDGAVAEVPVATVVPGDLILLSAGDLIPADGRVIEAQDFLVNEASMTGESFPVEKRPGLVRPDAPVAARTNGVFLGSSVRSGTAKVLVVRTGRRTEFGAIAARLLARPPESDFAAGVRRFGYLLIRVMLVIVLFVLTVNLLLGRPVIESLLFAVALAVGLSPELLPAITSVTLSSGARAMSRRGVIVRRLDAIETLGSMDVLCTDKTGTLTEGAIVLNGALDADSRPSDEVLRLAFLNAALETGIGNPLDAAIVAAGTSAGLGTSGIVKIDEIPYDFQRRRLTIVVADPAGAGGHLIISKGAFAEILEICSAVVTGDGVGVPLDAATRAVLTRAFEAKGAQGFRVLALATRRMAPRPDYTREDERDMVFRGFLVFLDPPKPEARATIRDLARLGITIKVISGDNRFVTAHMAAAIGLDAASMLTGEQIAALRDEALWNLAPKTDLFVEIDPQQKERIVRALQRSGHSVGYLGDGINDAPALNAADVGISVAGAVDVARESADIILLSRDLDVLRAGVEDGRRTFANTLKYIAITTSANFGNMVSMALATPVLPFLPLAATQILLNNFLSDLPSVAIASDNVDAETVARPQRWDVREIQRFMIVFGLVSSVFDLLTFAVLRWVFEAGEATFQTCWFMISLLTELVVVLVLRSHRPAWRSRPGRLLLWSTCLVVAATFGIPFLGATSAVFGFVTLTPGQLAAVVAIVLGYIVASELAKALYFRSGQPLPLRGG, encoded by the coding sequence ATGGGCAAGGCTGACGCCGGCACACCCTACTGGAGCATGGCCGAGGCCGAACTGGCCGCCGGCCTCGGGTCCGGCCCGGACGGCCTGACTTCGCCCCGCGCGAGGGAGCTGCTGGCCGGCATCGGTCCGAACTCGGTCGAGGAGGAGAGCCGCCTTGGCGCGCTGCGGCTTTTCCTGCGGCAGTTTGAAAGCCCGCTCGTCCTGATCCTGGTCGTGGCGGCCGTGATTTCGCTGGCGCTGGCGCAGTGGGTGGATGCGGCGATCATCCTGGCGATCGTGCTGGGCAGTTCGCTTCTCGGCTTCCTTCAGGAACACCGGGCCTCTGCGGCGGTGGCCGCACTCAAGCGGCGCCTGGCCCTGACCTGCCGGGTGCTGCGCGACGGAGCCGTCGCGGAGGTGCCCGTTGCGACGGTGGTTCCCGGCGACCTGATCCTTCTGTCGGCGGGCGACCTGATCCCGGCCGACGGGCGGGTGATCGAGGCACAGGATTTCCTGGTCAACGAGGCGAGCATGACCGGCGAATCCTTCCCGGTGGAGAAGCGGCCGGGCCTTGTCCGGCCAGATGCCCCGGTGGCCGCGCGGACGAACGGCGTCTTCCTCGGCTCGTCGGTGCGCAGCGGCACGGCGAAGGTGCTGGTGGTGCGCACCGGCAGGCGCACCGAATTCGGCGCCATCGCCGCCCGGCTGCTGGCCCGCCCGCCCGAAAGCGACTTCGCCGCGGGCGTGCGCCGGTTCGGCTACCTGCTGATCCGGGTGATGCTGGTCATCGTGCTGTTCGTGCTGACGGTCAACCTGCTGCTCGGCCGGCCGGTCATCGAATCGCTGCTGTTTGCCGTCGCGCTGGCGGTGGGCCTTTCGCCGGAACTGTTGCCGGCGATCACCAGCGTCACCCTGTCCTCGGGCGCACGCGCGATGAGCCGGCGCGGCGTGATCGTGCGCCGGCTGGACGCCATCGAGACCCTTGGCAGCATGGACGTGCTTTGCACCGACAAGACCGGCACCCTGACTGAAGGCGCGATCGTCCTGAACGGGGCGCTCGATGCCGACAGCCGCCCCTCGGACGAGGTGCTCCGGCTGGCGTTCCTGAACGCGGCGCTGGAGACCGGGATCGGGAACCCGCTGGACGCCGCCATCGTGGCGGCCGGCACCTCGGCGGGCCTCGGCACGTCCGGCATCGTCAAGATCGACGAGATCCCCTACGACTTCCAGCGCCGCCGGCTGACCATCGTCGTCGCGGATCCGGCAGGCGCCGGCGGGCATCTGATCATCAGCAAGGGCGCCTTTGCCGAGATCCTCGAGATCTGCTCGGCCGTCGTCACGGGCGATGGGGTCGGGGTGCCGCTGGACGCCGCCACGCGTGCGGTGCTGACCCGTGCCTTCGAGGCCAAGGGAGCGCAGGGCTTCCGTGTGCTGGCGCTCGCCACCCGCCGCATGGCGCCACGCCCGGACTATACGCGCGAGGACGAGCGCGACATGGTCTTCCGCGGCTTCCTCGTCTTTCTCGACCCGCCGAAACCCGAGGCGAGGGCGACCATTCGCGATCTGGCGCGGCTTGGCATCACGATCAAGGTGATCAGCGGCGACAACCGGTTCGTCACGGCGCACATGGCCGCGGCGATCGGGCTGGACGCGGCTTCCATGCTGACCGGCGAGCAGATCGCCGCCCTGCGCGACGAGGCGCTGTGGAACCTCGCGCCGAAGACCGATCTTTTCGTCGAGATCGACCCGCAGCAGAAGGAGCGCATCGTGCGCGCCCTGCAGCGCTCGGGCCATTCGGTGGGCTACCTCGGCGACGGCATCAACGACGCACCCGCGCTGAACGCCGCGGACGTGGGGATCTCGGTCGCTGGGGCAGTGGATGTCGCCCGCGAGAGCGCCGACATCATCCTGCTCAGCCGCGATCTGGACGTGCTGCGGGCCGGGGTCGAGGATGGCCGGCGCACCTTTGCCAACACGCTGAAATACATTGCCATCACCACGAGCGCGAACTTCGGAAACATGGTCAGCATGGCTCTGGCCACGCCGGTCCTGCCGTTCCTGCCGCTGGCTGCCACGCAGATCCTGCTCAACAACTTCCTCTCTGACCTGCCCTCCGTCGCCATTGCCAGCGACAATGTCGATGCCGAGACCGTGGCACGCCCGCAGCGCTGGGATGTCCGCGAGATCCAGCGGTTCATGATCGTCTTCGGACTGGTCAGTTCGGTCTTCGACCTGCTGACCTTCGCTGTCCTGCGATGGGTGTTCGAGGCCGGCGAGGCGACGTTCCAGACCTGCTGGTTCATGATCTCGCTTCTGACGGAGTTGGTGGTGGTGCTGGTCCTGCGCAGCCACCGGCCCGCATGGCGCAGCCGCCCCGGCCGCCTCCTGCTGTGGTCGACCTGCCTCGTGGTGGCGGCCACCTTCGGCATCCCCTTCCTGGGTGCCACCAGCGCGGTCTTCGGCTTCGTGACCCTGACGCCCGGCCAGCTTGCCGCGGTCGTGGCCATCGTCCTGGGCTACATCGTGGCGAGCGAACTTGCCAAGGCGCTCTACTTCCGCAGCGGCCAGCCCCTGCCCCTGCGAGGCGGGTGA
- a CDS encoding enoyl-ACP reductase, producing MAELMKGKRGLVMGVANERSIAWGIAKALADEGAELAFSYQGEAFGKRVEPLAASVGSDFLVDVDVTDDASLDACFAALKDRWGTIDFVVHAIAFSDKSELAGRFINTSRENFKTSLTISCYSFIDIARRASELMPEGGTLLTLTYQGSNRVTPYYNVMGVAKSALEAAVRYLANDLGPQKIRVNAISPGPMKTLAGAAIAGARATYRHTEANAPLRANATLEAVGGTAVWLASDYGACTTGEIVRVDGGYHVLGMPQPENL from the coding sequence ATGGCGGAGCTGATGAAGGGTAAACGCGGCCTCGTGATGGGCGTCGCGAACGAGCGCTCGATCGCCTGGGGCATCGCGAAGGCCCTTGCCGACGAGGGCGCGGAACTCGCGTTCTCCTACCAGGGCGAGGCCTTCGGCAAGCGGGTGGAGCCGCTGGCGGCCTCGGTCGGGTCGGACTTCCTCGTCGACGTCGACGTGACGGACGATGCCTCGCTCGACGCCTGCTTTGCCGCGCTGAAGGATCGCTGGGGCACGATCGACTTCGTGGTCCATGCCATCGCCTTCTCGGACAAGTCGGAACTGGCCGGCCGCTTCATCAACACGAGCCGCGAGAACTTCAAGACCTCGCTCACCATCTCGTGCTATTCGTTCATCGACATCGCCCGTCGGGCGTCCGAGCTGATGCCCGAGGGCGGCACGCTCCTGACGCTGACCTACCAGGGGTCCAACCGCGTGACGCCCTATTACAACGTCATGGGCGTGGCGAAATCGGCGCTGGAGGCCGCGGTCCGCTATCTTGCGAACGACCTCGGGCCGCAGAAGATCCGCGTGAACGCGATCTCGCCGGGCCCGATGAAGACGCTGGCCGGCGCCGCGATTGCGGGGGCACGGGCGACCTATCGACATACCGAGGCCAACGCGCCGCTGCGCGCCAATGCGACCCTGGAAGCCGTGGGCGGCACGGCCGTCTGGCTCGCGTCGGACTATGGCGCCTGCACCACGGGCGAGATCGTCCGCGTCGATGGCGGCTATCACGTGCTCGGCATGCCGCAGCCAGAGAACCTCTAG
- the fabA gene encoding bifunctional 3-hydroxydecanoyl-ACP dehydratase/trans-2-decenoyl-ACP isomerase yields MADYPTSFDKEALLACARGELFGPGNAQLPLPPMLMMDRITEISADGGLHGKGHVVAEFDIHPDLWFFACHFPGNPVMPGCLGLDGLWQLTGFNLGWRGWQGQGFALGVGEVKLTGMVRPDRKLVTYHVDFTRVIDRRLKMGVADGRVFADGEEIYIVKDMKVGLAAAA; encoded by the coding sequence ATGGCGGACTATCCGACGAGCTTCGACAAGGAAGCGCTGCTGGCCTGCGCGCGCGGCGAGCTCTTCGGCCCGGGCAATGCCCAGTTGCCGTTGCCGCCCATGCTGATGATGGACCGCATCACCGAGATCAGCGCCGATGGCGGCCTGCATGGCAAGGGCCATGTGGTGGCCGAGTTCGACATCCACCCCGACCTGTGGTTCTTCGCCTGCCACTTCCCGGGCAACCCGGTCATGCCCGGCTGCCTCGGGCTTGACGGGCTGTGGCAGCTCACCGGCTTCAACCTCGGCTGGCGCGGCTGGCAGGGCCAGGGCTTCGCGCTCGGCGTGGGCGAGGTGAAGCTGACCGGGATGGTCCGCCCCGACCGCAAGCTCGTCACCTACCACGTGGATTTCACCCGCGTCATCGACCGCCGGCTCAAGATGGGTGTGGCGGACGGGCGCGTGTTCGCCGATGGCGAAGAGATCTACATTGTCAAGGACATGAAAGTCGGTCTGGCCGCTGCGGCCTGA